GTCGAGATAATGGGCGATTTCGCACTCGGCAAGGTTTTTGAATTTTTCGCCTTTGCTCAAATTATCGACGGCAACAATGTCAGTAATACCGCGTTGATTAAGTGCTTTGACGATGTTGCTGCCGATAAAGCCGGCCGCGCCTGTTACGATGATGGTCATATTCGGTTTCCTTTGTTTTGAGTAAAATTAATAAACTTAGTTACAAGAAATCATCGATATTGTCCTGAAACACAAATTTGCGATGATA
This genomic interval from Dickeya chrysanthemi NCPPB 402 contains the following:
- a CDS encoding NAD-dependent epimerase/dehydratase family protein, producing MTIIVTGAAGFIGSNIVKALNQRGITDIVAVDNLSKGEKFKNLAECEIAHYLD